The following proteins are co-located in the Microthrixaceae bacterium genome:
- a CDS encoding N-terminal phage integrase SAM-like domain-containing protein produces MNGYVAQRRGRFYAVIYEGRDPVTGKEIRRWHPAGTDRAEAEKLATKLAAAETKRVGAVRSLTFGAYLTSQWLPAKRLHLATSTYRGYERNVQRHILPALGRTSIRRLRYQQIESLYEALLHPETGRGLAPKTVYEIHLVIRGALADAHRRGLVTRNVALVARAPKRGCPVCC; encoded by the coding sequence ATGAACGGATACGTGGCACAACGCCGGGGTCGCTTCTACGCGGTCATCTACGAAGGCCGCGACCCGGTCACCGGCAAGGAGATCCGCCGCTGGCACCCGGCCGGCACCGATCGGGCAGAGGCGGAGAAGCTCGCCACGAAGCTCGCCGCCGCCGAGACCAAGCGGGTGGGCGCGGTGCGGTCGTTGACCTTCGGCGCGTACCTGACCAGCCAGTGGCTGCCGGCGAAGAGGCTGCATCTCGCGACCAGCACCTATCGGGGCTATGAGCGCAACGTGCAGCGCCACATCCTCCCGGCGCTCGGCCGGACCAGCATCCGGCGGCTCCGGTACCAGCAGATCGAATCGCTCTACGAGGCGCTGCTCCATCCGGAGACGGGCCGAGGTCTCGCACCCAAGACCGTCTATGAGATCCATCTCGTCATCCGCGGCGCGCTCGCCGACGCGCACCGCCGAGGGCTCGTGACCCGCAACGTCGCGCTCGTGGCCCGCGCCCCAAAACGAGGATGTCCCGTTTGCTGTTGA
- a CDS encoding site-specific integrase, which yields MRTAAGHRFFPIYWLTAMTGMRRNEVLGLKWSDLDATKKRLHLNRGLVAVGYEVHQTRGKTKTARRVIELDATTIAVLEGWRAYQAAEFAAVGISESDDWVFTDGDGEPVHPHAVYEAFRRIVHNAGVPTMRFHDLRHTHGSLLIKEGVPVKVVSERLGHAHIAHTLETYQHVLPGMQEDAARTAERLADPRPTAKKPKNPTKRPGKTPVERRGNNRRKAA from the coding sequence TTGCGCACCGCGGCGGGCCACCGGTTCTTCCCGATCTACTGGCTCACCGCCATGACCGGGATGCGCCGCAACGAAGTCCTCGGGCTCAAGTGGTCCGACCTCGACGCCACCAAGAAGCGGCTGCACCTCAACCGCGGGCTCGTCGCCGTCGGCTACGAGGTCCACCAGACCCGCGGCAAGACCAAGACCGCCCGCCGCGTCATCGAGCTCGACGCCACCACCATCGCCGTGCTCGAAGGCTGGCGGGCCTACCAGGCCGCCGAGTTCGCCGCGGTCGGCATCAGCGAGAGCGACGACTGGGTGTTCACCGACGGCGACGGTGAACCGGTCCATCCCCACGCCGTGTACGAGGCGTTCCGGCGGATCGTCCACAACGCCGGCGTCCCCACGATGCGGTTCCACGACCTGCGCCACACCCACGGCAGCCTGCTCATCAAGGAAGGAGTCCCGGTCAAGGTCGTCTCCGAGCGGCTCGGCCACGCGCACATCGCCCACACGCTCGAGACCTACCAGCACGTCCTGCCCGGCATGCAGGAAGACGCCGCCCGAACCGCCGAACGTCTCGCCGACCCACGCCCGACCGCGAAGAAGCCGAAGAATCCTACGAAGCGGCCCGGCAAGACGCCGGTGGAACGTCGTGGGAACAACCGGAGGAAGGCCGCCTGA
- a CDS encoding IS256 family transposase — protein sequence MKNVDGLAVRLVDQADAALAQMPTELAVTLTDIASACREGLMAVAVEAGLATAVAIMADEAAGLCGGWNARDPERTHVRGGTTASSVVMGGQRLPIRRPRVRAADGSGEVPLESFGVFAQGDLLNATIMERMLAGVATRSFERVADPIGETQRAKARSTSKSTVSRRFVSGTKKALDSLLARDLSGLDAAVLMVDGADFAGAMCVVALVVTADGTKVPVGLRLGDTENATVVKALLADLVDRGLDASGGLLVVIDGAKALASAVASVFGDLALVQRCQIHKRRNVTDHLPKTAREAVDARLRGAFADPDPDAGLRKAKALAAELDKTHPDAAGSLREGLEQMFTVRRLGIDGTLARTLVCTNMIESMISIARTTTRNVKRWRNEGDMRRRWCAAGLLEAEKKFRRVRGHAQMPHLVAALARHAETVIPPCKTDQSESNAA from the coding sequence ATGAAGAACGTAGACGGACTGGCTGTGAGGCTGGTCGATCAGGCCGACGCCGCGCTCGCGCAGATGCCGACGGAGTTGGCGGTGACGCTGACCGACATCGCCTCGGCGTGTCGGGAAGGGCTGATGGCTGTCGCGGTCGAGGCTGGCCTGGCGACCGCGGTAGCGATCATGGCCGATGAGGCTGCCGGGCTGTGTGGCGGGTGGAACGCCCGGGATCCCGAGCGCACTCATGTGCGGGGTGGGACGACCGCGTCGTCGGTGGTGATGGGTGGTCAGCGGCTGCCGATCCGTCGGCCGAGGGTGCGAGCCGCCGACGGCAGTGGTGAGGTTCCGCTCGAGTCGTTCGGGGTGTTCGCTCAGGGCGATCTCCTGAACGCGACGATCATGGAACGGATGCTCGCCGGTGTCGCCACCCGCAGCTTCGAACGGGTCGCGGATCCGATCGGGGAGACGCAGCGGGCGAAGGCTCGTTCGACGTCGAAGTCGACGGTGTCGCGCCGGTTCGTGTCGGGCACGAAGAAGGCGCTCGACAGCCTCCTCGCACGGGACCTGTCCGGGCTCGATGCGGCGGTGTTGATGGTCGACGGAGCCGACTTCGCCGGCGCGATGTGCGTCGTTGCCCTTGTGGTCACTGCTGATGGCACCAAGGTGCCGGTGGGGTTGCGTCTGGGCGACACCGAGAACGCGACGGTCGTGAAGGCGCTGTTGGCGGACCTGGTCGACCGGGGTCTCGATGCGTCGGGTGGCCTGCTGGTCGTGATCGACGGCGCCAAGGCGCTCGCCTCCGCTGTCGCCTCGGTGTTCGGCGATCTCGCCCTGGTGCAGCGCTGTCAGATCCACAAGCGCCGCAACGTCACAGACCACCTCCCCAAGACGGCCCGAGAGGCAGTCGATGCCCGCCTCCGCGGCGCGTTCGCGGACCCGGACCCCGACGCCGGGCTTCGCAAAGCCAAAGCCCTCGCCGCCGAGCTCGACAAGACCCATCCCGACGCTGCCGGCTCCCTGCGTGAAGGGCTCGAGCAGATGTTCACCGTGAGACGTCTCGGCATCGACGGCACCCTTGCTCGCACGCTGGTGTGCACGAACATGATCGAGTCGATGATCTCGATCGCTCGCACCACAACCCGCAACGTGAAGCGTTGGCGCAACGAGGGCGACATGCGCCGACGCTGGTGCGCCGCCGGCCTCCTCGAAGCCGAGAAGAAGTTCCGGCGGGTCCGCGGGCATGCCCAGATGCCCCACCTTGTCGCTGCCCTCGCCCGTCACGCCGAGACTGTCATACCGCCATGCAAGACTGACCAGAGCGAGTCCAACGCTGCATGA
- a CDS encoding peroxiredoxin: MPALHLGDEAPDFTAMTTDGEISFHDWKKGSWAVFFSHPADFTPVCTTELGRTAALQSEFAKRNTKAMALSIDPIEEHHKWAPDIGEVTGTPLNFPIVADPDHRIAELYDMIHPGEGDTSTVRSVFIVDPDNKLRLMLTYPKSVGRNFDEIVRVIDALQATDANPIATPADWRPGDRVIVAMAVSTEDAKKQFDNVEEFKPYLRYADAPQ; this comes from the coding sequence CACCTCGGGGACGAAGCCCCCGATTTCACCGCCATGACCACCGATGGCGAGATCTCGTTCCACGACTGGAAGAAGGGCTCGTGGGCGGTGTTCTTCAGCCACCCGGCCGACTTCACCCCGGTGTGCACCACCGAGCTCGGTCGCACCGCTGCGCTGCAGAGCGAGTTCGCCAAGCGCAACACCAAGGCCATGGCCCTGTCCATCGACCCCATCGAGGAGCACCACAAGTGGGCCCCCGACATCGGCGAGGTCACCGGAACCCCCCTCAACTTCCCGATCGTGGCCGACCCCGACCACCGCATCGCCGAGCTCTACGACATGATCCACCCCGGCGAGGGCGACACCTCCACCGTGCGGTCCGTGTTCATCGTCGACCCCGACAACAAGCTCCGCCTCATGCTCACCTACCCCAAGTCGGTAGGCCGCAACTTCGACGAGATCGTCCGCGTCATCGACGCCCTCCAGGCCACCGACGCCAACCCCATCGCCACCCCCGCCGACTGGCGCCCCGGCGACCGCGTCATCGTCGCCATGGCCGTGTCCACCGAAGACGCCAAGAAGCAGTTCGACAACGTCGAGGAGTTCAAGCCCTACCTCCGCTACGCCGACGCCCCCCAGTAG